From a region of the Coffea arabica cultivar ET-39 chromosome 3e, Coffea Arabica ET-39 HiFi, whole genome shotgun sequence genome:
- the LOC113736706 gene encoding inosine triphosphate pyrophosphatase, which yields MSAATAVVKGLVLSRPVTFVTGNAKKLEEVRTILGNSIPFQSLKLDLPERQGEPEDISKEKAKIAAKEVNGPVLVEDTCLCFNALEGLPGPYVKWFLQKIGHEGLNNLLMAYEDKSAYALCIFSLALGPNMEPITFLGKTAGKIVPAKGPNDFGWDPVFQPDGYNETYAEMPKEEKNKISHRSKALSLVKSHFAEAGYTFQTDMTMAE from the exons ATGTCTGCGGCGACGGCTGTGGTGAAGGGATTGGTGCTGTCCCGGCCGGTGACTTTTGTAACCGGCAACGCCAAGAAGCTCGAGGAAGTTCGTACTATTCTCGGCAACTCGATTCCCTTTCAATCGCTCAAACTTGACT TGCCGGAGCGACAAGGTGAGCCTGAGGATATCTCCAAGGAAAAGGCTAAAATTGCTGCCAAAGAG GTGAATGGACCGGTGCTGGTGGAAGATACTTGCCTCTGTTTCAATGCCCTTGAGGGTCTTCCAG GGCCTTATGT CAAGTGGTTTTTGCAGAAGATTGGACATGAAG GTCTGAACAACTTACTGATGGCATATGAAGATAAATCAGCCTATGCTCTTTGTATATTTTCTCTTGCTCTTGGGCCAAATATGGAGCCAATAACTTTTCTAGGAAAAACTGCG GGCAAAATTGTTCCTGCCAAAGGACCCAATGACTTTGGATGGGATCCCGTCTTTCAACCTGATGGATATAATGAAAC GTATGCTGAGATGCCGAAGGAAGAAAAGAACAAGATCTCCCACCGCTCCAAAGCTCTTTCCCTGGTGAAATCCCATTTTGCTGAGGCTGGATATACATTTCAAACTGACATGACAATGGCAGAGTAA
- the LOC113736272 gene encoding probable pectate lyase 8: MASSPSAKKWVVSVCSIMLLAVVIVVGVVASVRKFEASNLSDAELEKLQSLHNSTMAARLEEVEAALAEHAVDDPEEIASMVAMSIKNSTERRKLGFFSCGTGNPIDDCWRCDPNWQKNRKRLADCGIGFGRNAIGGRDGRYYVVTDSSDDDPVNPRPGTLRHAVIQDQPLWIVFKRDMVITLKQELIMNSFKTIDARGVNVHIANRACITIQFVTNIIIHGLHIHDCKPTGNAMVRSSPSHYGWRTMADGDAISIFGSSHIWVDHNSLSNCADGLVDAVMGSTAITISNNYFTHHNEVMLLGHSDSYVRDKQMQVTIAYNHFGEGLIQRMPRCRHGYFHVVNNDYTHWEMYAIGGSASPTINSQGNRYLAPLNPFAKEVTKRVETAEYQWKGWNWRSEGDLMLNGAYFTPSGAGASASYARASSLGAKSSSMVATMTSGAGVLDCRRGRTC; encoded by the exons ATGGCTTCTTCTCCTTCTGCGAAGAAATGGGTGGTTTCTGTTTGCTCCATAATGCTGCTTGCGGTTGTTATCGTCGTTGGAGTTGTAGCTTCTGTTCGGAAATTTGAAGCTTCAAACCTGAG CGATGCTGAACTGGAGAAGCTGCAGAGCTTACACAACTCGACAATGGCGGCAAG GTTGGAAGAGGTCGAGGCTGCTTTGGCTGAGCACGCAGTTGATGACCCTGAAGAGATTGCTTCAATGGTGGCAAT GAGCATCAAGAACAGCACTGAGAGGAGAAAACTTGGATTTTTCTCATGTGGAACTGGTAATCCTATTGATGACTGCTGGCGCTGTGATCCGAATTGGCAAAAGAACCGCAAGCGCCTTGCTGATTGCGGAATTGGTTTTGGACGCAATGCCATTGGCGGCCGTGACGGCCGGTATTATGTTGTGACTGACTCTAGTGATGATGACCCTGTTAACCCCCGGCCTGGTACCCTGCGCCATGCTGTTATCCAGGATCAGCCCCTTTGGATTGTGTTTAAGCGTGATATGGTCATCACACTGAAGCAGGAATTAATCATGAACAGCTTTAAAACAATTGATGCCCGTGGAGTGAATGTCCACATTGCTAATCGTGCGTGCATCACAATCCAATTTGTTACCAATATCATAATTCATGGACTGCACATCCATGATTGTAAACCCACTGGGAATGCCATGGTTAGAAGCTCTCCATCACATTATGGCTGGAGGACAATGGCTGATGGTGATGCCATCTCCATCTTCGGTTCGAGCCATATCTGGGTAGATCACAATTCCCTCTCTAACTGTGCTGATGGCCTTGTTGATGCTGTCATGGGCTCGACTGCTATTACCATTTCCAACAACTATTTTACCCACCACAATGAG GTAATGCTCTTGGGTCACAGCGATTCCTACGTGAGAGACAAGCAAATGCAAGTGACAATTGCCTACAACCACTTTGGAGAGGGTCTCATTCAGAGAATGCCAAG GTGCAGACACGGGTACTTCCATGTGGTTAACAATGACTACACTCATTGGGAGATGTATGCCATAGGTGGAAGTGCTAGTCCCACAATTAATAGCCAGGGAAATCGTTACCTCGCCCCGCTCAATCCTTTTGCAAAGGAG GTAACAAAGAGGGTCGAAACTGCTGAATACCAGTGGAAGGGTTGGAACTGGAGATCAGAGGGCGACCTGATGCTTAATGGTGCCTATTTCACTCCATCTGGAGCAGGGGCCTCGGCCAGCTATGCCAGAGCTTCAAGTTTAGGTGCCAAGTCGTCTTCCATGGTCGCAACAATGACTTCTGGTGCTGGTGTCCTTGATTGCCGCAGGGGCCGCACTTGTTAG